In Pristis pectinata isolate sPriPec2 chromosome 11, sPriPec2.1.pri, whole genome shotgun sequence, the following proteins share a genomic window:
- the LOC127575722 gene encoding uncharacterized protein LOC127575722 → MTSTITKCFERLVMARINSSVPDNLDPLQFAYCRNRSTTDAISLALHSALEHLDSKDTYVRLLFIDYSSVFNTIIPSKLVTKLQDLGLNTSLCNWILDFLTNRLQSVRIGSNTSGTIILNTGAPQGCILSLPELVIDFRKGGGIHAPVYINGAQVERVESVKLLGVNITNSLSWSNHVDAMAKKAHQRLYFLRRIKKFGLSPLTLTNFY, encoded by the coding sequence atgacatccaccatcacgaagtgcttcgagaggctggtcatggcacgcatcaactccagcgtcccagacaatctcgacccactgcaattcgcctattgccgaaacaggtctacaacggatgccatctccctggccctacactcagctctggagcatctggacagtaaagacacctatgttagactattgtttattgactacagctctgtcttcaatacaataatcccaagcaaacttgtcaccaaactccaagacctaggactcaacacctccctctgtaactggatccttgactttctaacaaacagactgcaatcagtgaggataggcagcaatacctccggcacgattattctcaacactggtgccccgcaaggctgcatcctcagccttcctgagctggtcattgacttcaggaaagggggtggtatacatgcacctgtctacatcaatggtgctcaggtggagagggttgagagcgtcaagctcctgggagtgaacatcaccaacagcctgtcctggtcaaatcacgtagatgccatggccaagaaagctcaccagcgcctctacttcctcaggaggataaagaaatttggtttgtcccctttgactctcaccaatttttattga